In Betta splendens chromosome 22, fBetSpl5.4, whole genome shotgun sequence, the following proteins share a genomic window:
- the LOC114849108 gene encoding ankyrin repeat domain-containing protein 63: MMRPKDLRQGSGTKTFLEAMHGGKVHLARFILDALDGRITNSKTERSRTPLMFAACLQDHGTRAKFTRMLLEKGADVNCQDEDGRTALSHACEAGHLDAVKLLVQFSADPDVSDAWGNTSLMYAAHYGHSQVVEFLVRAFKRLGLRLDRTNHAGHSAVEVANFFGHNQCVQILNFSCRRSVAADDPLVDANEGDARLPSRIPRQVLDRFSKQLSGDDQLPRLCPRQRRIGAGAGLWSHFRCSRSQSQEDGHRHSWALPPQLEGGDRSVLFTAKQLQNCQLRELRGTKALNSLPEQSQRGVGRERRPESLSLWGKAQSFNLELLGGRKQSYQGDAQDMSRSASKLKRASLQDERCLIDKTECPGTAGGRRTDSDKAESALKPPLNGKNPPLRATEALKAPKDEDAAPAKRGGLGAAGRTCRLLPAREEPEPGRAPALPGLGTRLLRRFTAPEFLRMVKDCSSGASSGARGRMSRSETFPLSHTHQQVNSQPSVDSISAVRCEFESSSQSALE; encoded by the coding sequence ATGATGCGACCCAAAGATTTACGCCAGGGATCCGGCACCAAGACCTTCCTGGAAGCCATGCACGGCGGGAAGGTCCACCTGGCGCGCTTCATCCTGGACGCCTTGGACGGACGCATCACCAACTCAAAGACGGAGCGGAGCCGCACCCCGCTGATGTTCGCCGCCTGCCTGCAGGACCACGGCACCCGGGCCAAGTTCACGCGGATGCTGCTGGAGAAAGGCGCCGACGTCAACTGCCAGGACGAGGACGGGCGCACGGCCCTGAGTCACGCCTGCGAGGCGGGTCACCTGGACGCCGTGAAGCTGCTGGTGCAGTTCAGCGCCGACCCGGACGTCTCTGACGCCTGGGGCAACACCTCCCTCATGTACGCGGCCCACTACGGCCACAGCCAGGTGGTGGAGTTCCTGGTGAGAGCTTTTAAAAGGCTCGGACTCAGGCTGGACAGAACCAACCACGCCGGCCACTCGGCCGTCGAGGTGGCCAACTTTTTCGGACACAACCAGTGCGTGCAGATTCTGAActtttcctgcaggaggagcgtTGCCGCCGACGACCCGCTTGTTGATGCGAACGAGGGCGACGCGCGGCTTCCCAGCCGGATCCCCAGGCAGGTTCTGGACAGGTTCTCCAAGCAGCTGAGCGGTGACGACCAGCTGCCCAGGCTGTGTCCGAGGCAGCGGAGgatcggcgccggcgccggcctgTGGAGCCACTTCCGATGCTCCAGGAGCCAGTCTCAGGAGGACGGGCACCGGCACAGCTGggctctgcctcctcagctGGAGGGGGGCGATCGCAGCGTCCTCTTCACCGCCAAACAGCTGCAGAACTGCCAGCTCCGGGAGCTGAGGGGGACGAAGGCGCTGAACTCGCTGCCGGAGCAGAGCCAGAGAGGCGTCGGCCGCGAGCGGAGGCCCGAGAGCCTGTCCCTCTGGGGCAAAGCCCAGTCCTtcaacctggagctgctgggcggCAGGAAGCAGTCGTACCAGGGCGACGCGCAGGACATGAGCCGCTCCGCCAGCAAGTTAAAGAGAGCCTCGCTGCAGGACGAGAGATGCCTGATCGATAAGACGGAATGTCCCGGTACCGCCGGCGGCCGGAGGACGGACTCAGACAAGGCCGAGTCGGCGCTGAAGCCCCCGCTGAACGGCAAGAACCCGCCCCTGAGGGCGACGGAGGCGCTCAAAGCGCCGAAGGAcgaggacgcggcgccggcgAAGCGGGgcggcctcggcgccgccggCAGAACCTGCCGACTGCTGCCGGCCCgagaggagccggagccgggccgcgcGCCGGCGCTGCCGGGCCTGGGCACGCGGCTGCTGCGGCGCTTCACCGCGCCCGAGTTCCTGCGCATGGTGAAGGACTGCTCGTCGGGCGCCTCCTCCGGCGCCAGGGGCCGGATGTCCCGCTCCGAAACCTTTCCCCTCTCGCACACGCACCAGCAGGTCAACAGCCAGCCCAGCGTGGACAGCATCAGCGCAGTGAGGTGCGAGTTCGAGAGCTCGTCTCAGTCGGCGCTGGAGTAG